A stretch of DNA from Microlunatus capsulatus:
AGGGCAGGTTCGGGACCAGGGACACCCGGGTGTCGAGATCGCGGAACCCTAGCCGTCGGTCCATGGCGACGACGTTGCCGCTCGGGGACAGGTCGGTGAAGGTCATCCCCCGTTGAGCGAGCACAGCCCTCACCAGCCGTAGCGCGTGGGTGCGGTAGGAGTCGAGGCAGCAGAGGGCGCCCAGGTTGCAGAAGCTCTCAGGACGCCCGTCGACGCACCGGGTGGAGTAGAACGCGAGGTTGGCTCCCACGACCTCTGAGTCGACGGTCAACATGTAGCCGTGGTTGGGTGCTCCGGCCATCCAGGAGGGTTGCATCCCGCGAACCCAGTCAGCAGCGGCGACCCGGGGGTTCAGCTCGCGGTGCAGGAAGGCGGCCACCCGCCCCACGTCGGAGGGGTGGATGGCGGACAGGGCGACTCCGTGTCCTGAGACGGGCGCGTCCATGGCCGTAACGTACGGCAGTCCGCCGGTCCGGGGGCAACTGCAGCCAAACGCCCCGCGGATGCTTCCTGCTGTCCTAGGTTGATCTCGGGAGCGAGCCGCGAGGACCCGGGGGGACCATGGACGTGACGTCCGGCCAGCAGGACCAGCGGTGACGTCTGTCGTCATCGCCGCCCACGACGAGGCGGCGGTCATCGAGAGGTGCCTGGAGGGTCTCCGTGCGAACGGGCCGGGGCTCGATGTCGTCGTCGTGGCGAACGGCTGCGCGGACGACACGGCCGACCGGGCGCGCAGGGCCGGTGCACGCGTGCTCGAGCTCGCGGCCCCGGGCAAGGCCGCGGCACTCGACGCGGGGGACGCGGTCGCCTCCTCCTTCCCACGCCTCTACCTCGACGCGGACATCGTCGTCCCCTCCGGCGGGGTGGCCGCCCTGGTCGCAGCGCTCGGGCAGCCGGACGGCGTCCTGGCCGCCGTGCCGTCCCGACGGGTCGACGTGAGCGGGCGACCCCTGCTCGTGCGGGCCTATTTCGCCGTCAACGGTCGGCTCCCCGCCTACCGCGATGGATTGTTCGGCCGTGGGCTCATCGCTGTCTCCGACCGTGGTCGCAGCCGTTTCACCGGCTTTCCCCGCATGGTGGCCGACGACCTGTTCCTCGACTCGCTCTTCGGTCCCGAGGAGAAGCGCACGGTGACCTCGGTCGTGGTGGTCGTGGAGGCACCTCGTCGCTCGCGCGATCTCCTCCGCCGCCTTGTACGCGTGCGCCGGGGCAACGCGGCGATGCGCCGCGCCGGCGTCAAGGGCCTGGTGACGGCGACGATCCGACCCGCGGACCGGTGGGCCTGGTGGGGCGTGGTGCGGACGCGACCTCAGCTCTGGCCCTCAGCAGCGGTCTACGTCGGGATCACGACCGCCGCTGCTCTCTGGGCGCGCATGACGCCGGGGGCGAAGGGCTGGGCCCGTGACGACAGCACACGGGGGTCGAGTCCGGGCTCGGCGGCGGAGGAGGCGGCATGAGAGGCCCGCAGTTCAACATCTGCTTCCACGGGATCGGGAACCCCGAGCGTCAGCTCGAGCCGGGCGAGGAGGCCTACTGGATCACGCCCCAGCTTTTCTCGGAGGTCCTCGACGAGGTGGTCGGCCGCGAGGACGTGGCCCTGAGCTTCGACGACGGCAACCGGTCGGACGTGACCCACGGGCTGCCGGGTCTGAGCGAGCGGGGCCTGGTGGCGACGTTCTTCGCACTGGCCGGGCGGCTGGAGCAGCCCGGGAGCCTCGGGGAGGTGGAGCTGCGGGCACTCCGAGCAGCCGGCATGACGGTGGGCAGCCACGGGTTCGACCACCGCCCGTGGCGGCACCTGGACGAGGACCAACAACGGCGGGAGTTCGTCGAGGCGCGTCGCCTGCTCGTCGAGGCCTCGGGTGGAGCGGTCGACGAGGCGGCCCTGCCGCTCGGCCGTTACGACCGACAGGTGCTGGGCAGGCTTCGAGCGGAGGGGTACGACCACGTCTACTCCAGCGACCGGGCGCCGGCGCGACGCTCGAGCTGGTTGCAGCCGCGCTACAGCATCCGGGCCGGTGACAGCGGCGCGACGGTCCGCGCCATCCTGCTCCGTCCCGATGGCGTTCACCGGACGTTGCAGAGGGCGAGGATGACCGTCAAGCGGTGGCGATGAGGATCCCGATCTCCTAGGGCTCGAGGGGTCGTCCGTCGTCCCAGGTGTTCCCCGACCAGTCGTTGCCGGGCCGGCTCGGGTCGAAGTCCGTGACCGGTCCCCAGTGCCCGCACACCGGCTCGCCGTGGTCTCCCGGCTGGGTGCCGCGTTCCCAGACGTTGTCGACGAAGCGGATCCCGGAGGCGTCGGCGCCGAACGGCTTGGAGCCGTCGGCGCCGGACGACCCCCCGTAGGCGCAGAACCCTCCGCTGCCGTGCCGGAAGAGGTTTCCCTGGACGAGGTTGTCCTGTACCGGCTCGAAGTCGCCGTACCCGGTCAGGGCCGCAGAGCACCCGGCGTCAGGAGGTACGTCGGGCGCATCGCAGGCGATGGTGTTGAACCGGATGACGGAACGTTGGGACATCCGGATCCCGGACTCGTGCGCGACGCCGGTCCTGTCGGTGGCTTGGCCGTGCACGTAGCTGTACTCGACGAGGCAGTCGGAGCCGCAGAGGATGCTGCGATTGCCTCCGGTGACCTGCACCCGGGTGGCGACGAAGTTCAGGGAGCCGATTCCCGTCACCATGAGCGGGCCGGCGTCCACGGTCGAGTCCGTGATGGTGAACGAGGCTGAGGCGAGCTCGTTGCTGACCGTTCCGAGGATGTGGCTCCTCGTGATGCGGATGTCGGGGGCGGCGATGACCACGTTCCCGCGGATCGTGCGGGCGTCGATGGTGGCCCCGGGCTCGTCCAGGACGAGAGGGCCGCTGTAGTCCGAGAGAACGGTGCCGGCGGGAACCCCGGTGTTCGTGTCGTCCGGCATCGACGCCGGTGGTTGTCCGGCGCTCGCCGCGGGCCGGCCGACCGGCGGCTGGTTCGTCGCGCCCCCGAGTGCTCGCGCCGCCAGCGCTGCTGCCAGGCCGAGGACGAGGAGTGCGATCAGCACCGCGACGACCGCGAGGAAGCCTCGGCGAGGTCGAGGACGGGCGCCGGGACGCGTGGCCGAGCTCATGGCCCGGTCTCGCGGTCCTCCGGGCCGAGCACCCGGATCTTGCGGGCCGGGACGCCTGCGTAGAGGGTGTCCGGGTCGCAGGTCCCCGTGACGACGGAACCGGCGGCCACGACTGATCCTCGCCCCACGACGGCACCGGGCATCAGCACCGCTCTCGCCCCGATCCAGGCCCCGTCCTCGATGACGACGGGAGCCGCGCTCAGGGCTCCTGCCCGGCAGTCGGGTCCGCCGATGCTGTGCGAGCCGGTGAGGATCATCACCTCCATGCCCAGGTGCACCCGCTTCCCCACCCGGATCGGACCGATGCCGTCGAAGAACACCCCACGGTTGACGTAGGCGCTCCGACCGATCGTCACGTCCCGGCTGCCGAACCAGCACCTCGCCCCGACCGAGGCCCGCTCGAGCCGGACGCCGTAGGCCTTGAGCAGTGCCCACCGCAGGTGCCGCGGGGTCAGCACCGAGGCCCCCCAGGTGTTGACGAGGGCGTCACGCACCAGCTCACCGGCCGATCTCATCGGGACGCCGGGTGGAGCAGGGACCGGCCGTGCCCGGGCTCGAGCGACCAGGGACCCGCCGGCTCGCGCAGGCGTCGTGGGTCGAGGAGGAAGGCGAGAGCCGCTCGACTCGTCGGCCGGCCGAGGCAGGCGCGCGAGAGCTCGCGCAGCACGACGGCTGACCAGAAGGCGAGTGCCGCGACGCGACCGTTCCTCTTGCGGTGCAGGCGGACCCGGTTCACCTGCAGCAGGGCCCAGAGCGGGGGCGAGCCGGCCGAACCACCCTCCAGGTGGGTCGCGCGGGCGTCCGGCACGTAGCGGGTGCTGTACCCGAGGTCGCCCGCCCGCAGGTCGAAATCCGCCTCCTCGGAGTAGAGGAAGAAGCTCTCGTCCCACGGGCCGCACGCTTCCCAGCACGCGTGGCTGACGAGCTGGGTCGAGCCCTCCGCCCAGGGGGTCGACGTCGACCGGTCGTACCGACGAGGGTCGCTGACCACCTCGCCGAGCGTCCCGATGCGCCCTGCGCGCTCAGCACCGAGAGCAAGATCGGCCAGCACCCGCACCACAGTGGGCTCGCGGCGCATGGACAGGATGAGCTGGCCCAGGCCATCGCTGAGCCGCGGGACGGCGATGCCGACGCCGGGCTGGTCGAGCGCGTCGAGCAGTCCCTCGACGCACCCCGCGTGCAGACGCACGTCCGGGTTGAGCACCAGGTAGGCGTCACGGCGTCCCGCTGCGAGCACGGCGGCATTGATGCCCGCTGCGTACCCGGCGTTGCGGCCCATCTGCACCACGTCGGCGGCGGGAGCCTGGGCGCGGACCTCCTGGACGGTGCCGTCCATCGAGTCGTTGTCGGCGACCACCAGATGCCAGGTGAAGGCTTCGCTCGTCGGCAGCGAGGCCACGAGGTCGGCGACGAGGCCCGCGCTGTTGAACGTGACGACGACGATGGCGATGTCGGGTCGGGTCACGACGGACCTCCTACCGGTGCGGCGGGCGACGGGAGACGCGCGTCGACCGCTCCGAGCGGCGGCTCGAGGCTGAGGCGGTGGGCTGCGCCGGCCAGCCCGACGAGGAGGAAGGTCGAGCCGGCCACCATCGGGAAGCCCCAGGCGTCGAACGTCAGGTAGCTGAGCACGACGCCGACGAGCGACGCCGAGAGCACGAGCGCCAGGTGCCGTTCACGCTCGGAGGTCAGCCGACGCCGGGCCGCCCTGGCCAGGTAGACCCCGGTCCCCAGGAAGACCAGCGTGGCCGCGAGGCCGATCGCCCCGAGCTCGACGAGCGTCATCAGCATCTGGTTGTCGAGGATGCGGTAGTAGCGGGGGACGAAGGTGAAGAGGCCGCGTCCGAGGAGCGGGTGCTCGGTGTAGAGGCCCAGGACAGCGCTGTAGTCAGCGGTGCGCCCGGTCACGCTGGGGTCGTCGCCGAGGTTGCCGAAGAGCGAGCGGATCGTGCCGACCAGGCCGGGGGCCACGAGACGCATGCCGACGACGGCCAGCGGGGCCAGCAGCAACCCCCGGATCCGCCAGCGAGCGGGCCAGCCGACGAAGACCACGGCGCAGGCGAGCGCGAGGGCGAGGATCGCCGACCGAGACACCGACATGGGGAGCGCGGTGCCGATGACGAGCGTGGGAAGCCACCGCAGGATCCACGACCGGTTGGCGGCGAACAGGCTCCGGTGCAGCGCGAGGAGGAAAACCCCGGCGAGCAGTACCCCGAACTCGATCGGGTGGACTGCTGTGCTCGAGACGCGGTTGAGGACCGAGCGGGAGACGACCTCGCCGAAGTCGGAGTTGGCGCTCAGGCCGGGGATGGTGAACAGTGCCGCGATGTCGTAGGCGGTGAAGTACTGGACGATCCCCAGGGCGGCGACGAAGGTGCCGAAGCCCACCACCCATCCGACCACCCGCTCCAGCTCGTGGCTGGTCCGCAGTCCTTCGCTGGCCAGCAGCACGACACCGGCCCAGCCGGCGACCGAGAGCAACCCGCGGTCAGCCGCGCTGATCATCGTGGCGTTGAGCTGGTCCGCTGGCACCGCGACCAGCGTCCAGAGCTCGTCGGTGGACTGGCGGATGTCCGCCGGGGAGTACCAGCCGGCGGCGTTGCCGGCCACGTAGCTCGCGAGCACGGCCCCGACCAGGAGCCCGACGCTCACGCGGGTGGGGGTGAAGCCCCGGACCGGGTTGCGGCCACCGAGCGTGGCGAGCAGCCACCAGAGGAGCGCCAGGATCCCCCACAGGTTCGCCGGGGTGCCGGGGGCGCCCAGCGGCCGGATGACGAGCTGGGAGGGGATGCAGAACAGCAGGAAGACGTACACGACCACGAACACGCGGGCCGGGATGCTCAGAGAGCCGTCCTTCCAGGAGCGCACCAGGCCCGCCCGACGCGCCGCCGCCCAGGAGACGGTGGCGCCGAGGGGACCGGACCCCTCCGTCCGGAGAGCGTCGGTCACGAGTCCCACCACCGGGCTGCGGCTGATGCGCTCACCCGCTCCCGCGGGCGGTCCTCGGCGGGGCGCAGCCGTTCCCCGGCGTCAGGTCGCACCCGCTCGTCCGCGCGGGAGCGCGGCGTCGCGCGCGGCGTCGGCGCGGCCGCCCGGACCTCCTCCCGATCCTCCTCCGGCCGCCGCCGGTCACGGATGAAAGCCACGAGGAGGGTGGTGACCACCCCCACGCCGCCGATGACGGCGAGGGCACGGATCTTGCTCCCCGGCAGCGGCTCCGCCACCGACGGCGCGCTGTTGGGTCGGGCGTCGATCAGCTGACGCTGCGGAGCGTTGACGGCTGACTGGATCCGCGCGAGCTCCACCTGCAGCCTGCGGATGACCTCGTCCCGCGTCCGCACGGCCATGGCGCCGTCGGTGTCCTCCGTGCTGATCACCAGGACGGGGCCGGCGTCGGGACTGAGGCCGATGGCGTAGTCGGAGGTGAAGCCCGCAGCCTCGAGGCTGCGGGCCGAGTCCTTGGTGCTCAGCGTCGAGGCGATCAGGGAGGCCGTGACCGTCAACCCGGGCTCGAGGTTGAGGTAGGGGTTCGTCGGGGTCGCGGCGCCCGTCGCCTGGGGCGGGAGGAGCATCACCAACTGGCCGGTGGCCTGGTACTGGGTCGGCACGAGCGCGACGGCGGCGGCGGCCGCGGCGAGCACCACGGCGGCACCTACGGCCATCACCCGCCAGCGTCGCAGCAGCACCCTCAGGGCGTCGATGAAGTCCACGTCAGCTCGCTCCTGCCGGTGCGTGCACCGGCTCCTGCAGGCGGGCGAAGCAGTGGTGTTCCACTGCTTCCACCACCTGTCCGGCAGTGGTGGCCCAGCTTCCTCGCGTCGGCGACGACGCGGTGGCCCGGCGGTCCAGGGTGGCGCCGCTGGACACCGTGGCGCCCAAGGCGTCGGCGAGGGCGGACGGCGTTCCGGCGGCCCACACCACCGAGGGGTTGGTCAGGCACGCGCGGGGTTCCGGGGCGTCGTTCACGACCGGGACCACGCCGGCGCTCAACATCTCCTCCGCCACCAGCGAGACGTTGGTGAAGGAGAGGGCGAGCCCGGCGACGGAACGGTTGTAGAGGTCGTTGAGCTCGGCCGGTGTCAACCGGGGGTAGATCTCGGCCGGGAAGGGGAGGTTGCGCAGGTGAGCACCGTAGATCCGGATCGGCACGTCCGGGTGACGCCGGTGGAAGCGCGTCAGGCTCAGCTCCGCCATGGCCCAGCCCCGTCGCGGGTTCCCGGGGCGCGCGTAGCAGACGACCCCGGTGCGCTCGGCCGGCGGCGACTTGACGAAGTAGGTCGTGGTGTCCGAGCCGAAGTCCACCACGGTGGAGGGGACCCCGAGCTGGCTGCGGAGGCAGTCCGCCACCATCGAACCGAGGGCGAGGACGTGGAAGCCGAAGCGGTAGCTGTCCTCCGCCAGGGCGTACTCGGTGCCCCTCGGGTAGAAGTACGGCTCGTAGTCCTGCACGAAGTAGAAGCGCTGCATGGGAGCCGCACCGAGGGTGGCCAGCACGTGCGCCGACTCCCACGAGGTGGCGATGCAGGCGTCCAGGGGCCTGCCGCCCGTCGGGCGGCTCCCTCCCGGGAGCGCGTCGCTGGAGAGCACCTCGGCCCGCACTCCGGGCCATCCCTCCCGGACGGTGCGCCGCTGCGCCTCCAGGTCCCCGTCGTGCCGGTCGTAGAGGTAGAGGCGGCAGCGGTGCCCGGCCCGCTCGAGGCCCTCGACCATGCGGAACATCGTCGTGTGACCGCCGGAGCCGAGTGTGGGTGGTGTGCAGATCCATCCGATGGTCAGGGGCTGGTCAGCGGCGGCGGGATGGGTGGGCCACCGCAGCTGCAGCTCGGTCGAGTCCGCGACCAGGTGCTCGTGGAGCGTCAGCTCGTTGCCGGCACCCCAGCGCTGAGCCGTCACCGTGACGGCCTTGCGTGCAACTGCACGAGGTCCCTGACGCCTCAGCACACGCGCGCCCCGGGTGAGCAGGTGTCGGACGCCCTCAGCCACGAGGCACCTCCGACGTGCCCCCGATGGCCCCGCGCAGCTCGTGCGCCACGCGCTCGACCTGCGCGGTGGTGATGCCCGGGTAGAGCGGGAGGGACAGGATCTCCCCGGCGTACCGCTCGGACCGGGTGAGCCCTCGACTGCTGGCCAGGAGCCCTGCGAACGCGGGCAGCCTGTGCACAGGAGCGGGGTAGTGGATGGCCGCCCCGATGCCCGCGGCCTGCAGCCGAGCGGCCACCCGGTCACGGTCCGCCACCCGGACGACGAACAGGTGCCACACGTGCTCGTTGTCCTCCAGGGTCCGGGGCAGGACCACGGTCTCCAGGTCGCCGAGCAGGTGGGTGTACAGGGCAGCTGCCGCCCGTCGCTCGTCGTTCCACTCCGGGAGGTGCCGCAGCTTCACCCGGAGGACCGCCGCCTGGAGCGAGTCGAGCCGCGAGTTGGTCCCCAGGTGGGTGTGCTCGTACCGGCGCAGACCGCCGTGCGAGCGGAGCGCTCGGATCCGCTCCGCGGTCTCCCTGTCCTGGGTGACCACGGCTCCGGCGTCGCCGTAGGCGCCGAGGTTCTTCCCGGGGTAGAAGCTCGTCGCCGCTGCCGTGCCGAACGAGCCGGCCACCCGGCCGGCACGTGTGGCTCCCTGGGACTGGGCGGCGTCCTCGAGGACCAGGACGTCCGGGCCGACCGCCTCACTGATGCGCTCGATCTCGGCCACCTGGCCGTAGAGGTCGACCGCGATGACGGCCCGCGTCCGGGACGTCACCCGGTGGGCGAGGTCCTCGGGGTCGAGCAGGTAGTGCTCGTCGCAGTCCGCGAGGACCGGGACGGCGCCTGCGCGGACCACGGCCTCGGCCGTCGCGACGAAGGTGTTGGCCGGGATGAGCACCTCGTCGCCCGATCCGATGCCGGCGCCCCGCAGCGCGAGCTCGATGGCGTCGGTCCCGTTGCCGACGCCGACGCAGTGCGCCGCCCCGCAGAACGCCGCGTACTCCTGCTCGAAGGCGGTCACCTCGGGCCCGAGGACGAACGCCGTGGTGTCCATGACGGCGTCCATGGCCGGCCGGACCTCCGCGGCGATGCGCCGGTGCTGCAGCCCCAGGTCGACCAGCGGCACGGGGGCGGCGGGCCCGTCATCGTGCCGGGCGGCGTCGGCCAGCGTCGTGGTGGTCATGAGTTCCCCGTTCCTTCGGTGGTGAGGTGTTCGGCGGCCCGCAGCTGGTGCACGCGACGTGTCCACCAGCGGGCCATCGGGAGGACGTAGAGGGTGAGCGCGAGGCCGCCGGAGACGGCGACGGCGCCCAGCGGGGACCCGATCCGCTCGTTGGCGAACCAGGAGGCCAGCGCGAACGGCAGCACGGCGGCGGCGGGCACGACGGCCGTGCGCAGGACGGCGGCCGGCCTGATCCCGAGCCGTCGGAGGCACACGAGGTAGGCGGGCAGCGTCACCGCGAGCGCGACGACGAGGTGGGTCCAGCCGGCGCCGGCCAGGCCGAAGACCAGGATGCCCGCAGCCATCGCCGGCACCATGGCGAGCAGCCACACCGCCTGCACCACCAGCACGGGTCGGGTCTGGCCGGCCGCGATCAGGTAGGTGGCCAGGAGGTCGAAGACGACGCGGACGCCCCCGAAGACGGCGAGCCCGGCCAGCGCGGCGCCGG
This window harbors:
- a CDS encoding rhamnosyltransferase WsaF family glycosyltransferase codes for the protein MTAQRWGAGNELTLHEHLVADSTELQLRWPTHPAAADQPLTIGWICTPPTLGSGGHTTMFRMVEGLERAGHRCRLYLYDRHDGDLEAQRRTVREGWPGVRAEVLSSDALPGGSRPTGGRPLDACIATSWESAHVLATLGAAPMQRFYFVQDYEPYFYPRGTEYALAEDSYRFGFHVLALGSMVADCLRSQLGVPSTVVDFGSDTTTYFVKSPPAERTGVVCYARPGNPRRGWAMAELSLTRFHRRHPDVPIRIYGAHLRNLPFPAEIYPRLTPAELNDLYNRSVAGLALSFTNVSLVAEEMLSAGVVPVVNDAPEPRACLTNPSVVWAAGTPSALADALGATVSSGATLDRRATASSPTRGSWATTAGQVVEAVEHHCFARLQEPVHAPAGAS
- a CDS encoding glycosyltransferase family 2 protein; translation: MTRPDIAIVVVTFNSAGLVADLVASLPTSEAFTWHLVVADNDSMDGTVQEVRAQAPAADVVQMGRNAGYAAGINAAVLAAGRRDAYLVLNPDVRLHAGCVEGLLDALDQPGVGIAVPRLSDGLGQLILSMRREPTVVRVLADLALGAERAGRIGTLGEVVSDPRRYDRSTSTPWAEGSTQLVSHACWEACGPWDESFFLYSEEADFDLRAGDLGYSTRYVPDARATHLEGGSAGSPPLWALLQVNRVRLHRKRNGRVAALAFWSAVVLRELSRACLGRPTSRAALAFLLDPRRLREPAGPWSLEPGHGRSLLHPASR
- a CDS encoding acyltransferase, which produces MRDALVNTWGASVLTPRHLRWALLKAYGVRLERASVGARCWFGSRDVTIGRSAYVNRGVFFDGIGPIRVGKRVHLGMEVMILTGSHSIGGPDCRAGALSAAPVVIEDGAWIGARAVLMPGAVVGRGSVVAAGSVVTGTCDPDTLYAGVPARKIRVLGPEDRETGP
- a CDS encoding polysaccharide deacetylase family protein, whose amino-acid sequence is MRGPQFNICFHGIGNPERQLEPGEEAYWITPQLFSEVLDEVVGREDVALSFDDGNRSDVTHGLPGLSERGLVATFFALAGRLEQPGSLGEVELRALRAAGMTVGSHGFDHRPWRHLDEDQQRREFVEARRLLVEASGGAVDEAALPLGRYDRQVLGRLRAEGYDHVYSSDRAPARRSSWLQPRYSIRAGDSGATVRAILLRPDGVHRTLQRARMTVKRWR
- a CDS encoding O-antigen ligase family protein; the protein is MTDALRTEGSGPLGATVSWAAARRAGLVRSWKDGSLSIPARVFVVVYVFLLFCIPSQLVIRPLGAPGTPANLWGILALLWWLLATLGGRNPVRGFTPTRVSVGLLVGAVLASYVAGNAAGWYSPADIRQSTDELWTLVAVPADQLNATMISAADRGLLSVAGWAGVVLLASEGLRTSHELERVVGWVVGFGTFVAALGIVQYFTAYDIAALFTIPGLSANSDFGEVVSRSVLNRVSSTAVHPIEFGVLLAGVFLLALHRSLFAANRSWILRWLPTLVIGTALPMSVSRSAILALALACAVVFVGWPARWRIRGLLLAPLAVVGMRLVAPGLVGTIRSLFGNLGDDPSVTGRTADYSAVLGLYTEHPLLGRGLFTFVPRYYRILDNQMLMTLVELGAIGLAATLVFLGTGVYLARAARRRLTSERERHLALVLSASLVGVVLSYLTFDAWGFPMVAGSTFLLVGLAGAAHRLSLEPPLGAVDARLPSPAAPVGGPS
- a CDS encoding DegT/DnrJ/EryC1/StrS family aminotransferase, translating into MTTTTLADAARHDDGPAAPVPLVDLGLQHRRIAAEVRPAMDAVMDTTAFVLGPEVTAFEQEYAAFCGAAHCVGVGNGTDAIELALRGAGIGSGDEVLIPANTFVATAEAVVRAGAVPVLADCDEHYLLDPEDLAHRVTSRTRAVIAVDLYGQVAEIERISEAVGPDVLVLEDAAQSQGATRAGRVAGSFGTAAATSFYPGKNLGAYGDAGAVVTQDRETAERIRALRSHGGLRRYEHTHLGTNSRLDSLQAAVLRVKLRHLPEWNDERRAAAALYTHLLGDLETVVLPRTLEDNEHVWHLFVVRVADRDRVAARLQAAGIGAAIHYPAPVHRLPAFAGLLASSRGLTRSERYAGEILSLPLYPGITTAQVERVAHELRGAIGGTSEVPRG
- a CDS encoding glycosyltransferase; this encodes MTSVVIAAHDEAAVIERCLEGLRANGPGLDVVVVANGCADDTADRARRAGARVLELAAPGKAAALDAGDAVASSFPRLYLDADIVVPSGGVAALVAALGQPDGVLAAVPSRRVDVSGRPLLVRAYFAVNGRLPAYRDGLFGRGLIAVSDRGRSRFTGFPRMVADDLFLDSLFGPEEKRTVTSVVVVVEAPRRSRDLLRRLVRVRRGNAAMRRAGVKGLVTATIRPADRWAWWGVVRTRPQLWPSAAVYVGITTAAALWARMTPGAKGWARDDSTRGSSPGSAAEEAA